In the genome of Oncorhynchus masou masou isolate Uvic2021 chromosome 26, UVic_Omas_1.1, whole genome shotgun sequence, one region contains:
- the LOC135515026 gene encoding cystine/glutamate transporter-like isoform X2, translating into MSCSSFYCRQLTFLLFKLFVPTKWKYESPTVKQTLVTFLPICETCRQLCGGGALCYAELGTTFTKSGGHYTYLLETLGPLPAFLRLWAEFLFIRPAVASYVSLAFGRYVVDPFFSPCAPPTALIKLVSILGVTFVVAINCWSVTLASRTQITLTFIKMFALVLIIVPGITALARGQTENFQNGFEIDTLTLDKLPLAFYSGLYAYGGWFYLNFVTEEVINPNRNIPRAIIFSMVTVTVCYVLVNVAYYTMMTAEELLVSDAVAVTFANRALHGLASVIPVLVAVSCLGALNGGFFGAPRMLFVGAREGHWPVLFSMIHIRRNTPLPAILLLYPLVVVMVARGEIFQLINFASFSRWLFIAMATMGMLIHRYRFPLHPRPFKVPLAIAVTFTVVCFFIVGLSLYSDPWNTGGSCALTLSGIPVYYLTVHRSRLPTRWRKIFNYCSKQLQILLEVAQQEVQTY; encoded by the exons ATGAGTTGCTCCTCATTTTACTGTCGGCAACTAACGTTTCTTCTCTTTAAGTTGTTTGTGCCGACAAAATGGAAATACGAATCACCGACTGTCAAACAAACATTAGTAACGTTTTTACCAATATGTGAAACGTGCCGTCAATTATGTGGTGGTG GGGCCTTGTGCTATGCTGAGCTGGGAACCACCTTTACAAAGTCAGGGGGCCACTACACCTATCTGCTTGAAACATTAGGACCCTTGCCTGCGTTCCTGCGTCTCTGGGCAGAGTTTTTATTCATCAG GCCAGCTGTAGCATCCTACGTGTCCCTGGCGTTCGGACGCTATGTGGTGGATCCCTTTTTCAGCCCTTGTGCTCCTCCCACAGCACTGATTAAACTGGTCAGCATCcttggagtga CATTTGTGGTGGCGATAAACTgctggagtgtgaccctggcttcTCGCACCCAGATCACGCTGACATTCATCAAGATGTTTGCCCTGGTCTTAATTATCGTTCCTGGCATCACGGCATTAGCCAGAG gacagacagagaacttTCAGAATGGCTTTGAGATTGATACATTAACACTGGATAAGCTACCATTGGCCTTTTATTCTGGTCTATATGCCTATGGTGGATG GTTTTATCTGAATTTTGTCACAGAGGAGGTCATTAACCCAAATAG AAACATCCCACGGGCAATCATCTTCTCCATGGTGACGGTGACTGTGTGCTATGTTCTTGTCAACGTGGCCTATTACACAATGATGACAGCAGAGGAGCTTCTTGTGTCTGACGCTGTGGCTGTG ACGTTTGCCAATCGTGCGCTTCACGGCTTGGCCTCTGTGATTCCTGTACTGGTAGCTGTATCCTGTCTTGGTGCGCTGAACGGTGGCTTCTTTGGAGCACCCAG GATGCTGTTCGTGGGGGCCAGGGAGGGAcactggccagtcctcttctcaaTGATCCATATCCGTAGAAACACGCCTCTGCCTGCTATTCTGCTACTG TATCCgttggtggtagtgatggtggcaAGAGGAGAGATATTCCAGCTGATCAACTTTGCCTCCTTCTCTCGGTGGCTCTTCATTGCCATGGCAACCATGGGGATGCTCATCCATCGCTACCGCTTCCCCCTCCACCCAAGACCCTTCAAG gtgccgcTGGCCATTGCAGTCACCTTCACAGTGGTGTGCTTCTTCATCGTTGGGCTGTCTCTGTACTCAGACCCCTGGAACACAGGGGGCAGCTGTGCTCTCACCCTGTCTGGAATCCCTGTCTACTACCTGACAGTGCACCGCTCACGCCTGCCCACCCGATGGAGAAAAATATTCA ACTACTGCAGTAAGCAGCTCCAGATACTGCTGGAGGTGGCTCAGCAGGAAGTTCAGACCTACTAA
- the LOC135515026 gene encoding cystine/glutamate transporter-like isoform X1: MGIDGIQSKEEGDEVKEKKEDEVIHLRRTIGLLPAISFIIGTVVGSGIFIAPKGVLMNSGSVGLSLVVWALCGVLSTFGALCYAELGTTFTKSGGHYTYLLETLGPLPAFLRLWAEFLFIRPAVASYVSLAFGRYVVDPFFSPCAPPTALIKLVSILGVTFVVAINCWSVTLASRTQITLTFIKMFALVLIIVPGITALARGQTENFQNGFEIDTLTLDKLPLAFYSGLYAYGGWFYLNFVTEEVINPNRNIPRAIIFSMVTVTVCYVLVNVAYYTMMTAEELLVSDAVAVTFANRALHGLASVIPVLVAVSCLGALNGGFFGAPRMLFVGAREGHWPVLFSMIHIRRNTPLPAILLLYPLVVVMVARGEIFQLINFASFSRWLFIAMATMGMLIHRYRFPLHPRPFKVPLAIAVTFTVVCFFIVGLSLYSDPWNTGGSCALTLSGIPVYYLTVHRSRLPTRWRKIFNYCSKQLQILLEVAQQEVQTY, from the exons ATGGGCATAGATGGAATTCAGTCAaaggaagagggggatgaggtgAAGGAGAAGAAAGAAGATGAAGTGATCCACCTGAGGAGGACAATAGGTCTGCTTCCGGCTATCTCCTTCATCATCGGTACCGTGGTGGGCAGCGGCATCTTCATTGCACCAAAAGGGGTTCTGATGAACAGTGGTAGTGTGGGGCTGTCACTGGTGGTTTGGGCACTGTGTGGGGTCCTCTCCACCTTCG GGGCCTTGTGCTATGCTGAGCTGGGAACCACCTTTACAAAGTCAGGGGGCCACTACACCTATCTGCTTGAAACATTAGGACCCTTGCCTGCGTTCCTGCGTCTCTGGGCAGAGTTTTTATTCATCAG GCCAGCTGTAGCATCCTACGTGTCCCTGGCGTTCGGACGCTATGTGGTGGATCCCTTTTTCAGCCCTTGTGCTCCTCCCACAGCACTGATTAAACTGGTCAGCATCcttggagtga CATTTGTGGTGGCGATAAACTgctggagtgtgaccctggcttcTCGCACCCAGATCACGCTGACATTCATCAAGATGTTTGCCCTGGTCTTAATTATCGTTCCTGGCATCACGGCATTAGCCAGAG gacagacagagaacttTCAGAATGGCTTTGAGATTGATACATTAACACTGGATAAGCTACCATTGGCCTTTTATTCTGGTCTATATGCCTATGGTGGATG GTTTTATCTGAATTTTGTCACAGAGGAGGTCATTAACCCAAATAG AAACATCCCACGGGCAATCATCTTCTCCATGGTGACGGTGACTGTGTGCTATGTTCTTGTCAACGTGGCCTATTACACAATGATGACAGCAGAGGAGCTTCTTGTGTCTGACGCTGTGGCTGTG ACGTTTGCCAATCGTGCGCTTCACGGCTTGGCCTCTGTGATTCCTGTACTGGTAGCTGTATCCTGTCTTGGTGCGCTGAACGGTGGCTTCTTTGGAGCACCCAG GATGCTGTTCGTGGGGGCCAGGGAGGGAcactggccagtcctcttctcaaTGATCCATATCCGTAGAAACACGCCTCTGCCTGCTATTCTGCTACTG TATCCgttggtggtagtgatggtggcaAGAGGAGAGATATTCCAGCTGATCAACTTTGCCTCCTTCTCTCGGTGGCTCTTCATTGCCATGGCAACCATGGGGATGCTCATCCATCGCTACCGCTTCCCCCTCCACCCAAGACCCTTCAAG gtgccgcTGGCCATTGCAGTCACCTTCACAGTGGTGTGCTTCTTCATCGTTGGGCTGTCTCTGTACTCAGACCCCTGGAACACAGGGGGCAGCTGTGCTCTCACCCTGTCTGGAATCCCTGTCTACTACCTGACAGTGCACCGCTCACGCCTGCCCACCCGATGGAGAAAAATATTCA ACTACTGCAGTAAGCAGCTCCAGATACTGCTGGAGGTGGCTCAGCAGGAAGTTCAGACCTACTAA
- the LOC135515024 gene encoding forkhead box protein M1-like yields MKQSPRRPLILRRRKLPFQLNEPTLDGSIEEPDGLRHKEPSTSKPSGGQCFPDGIRIMDHPTMPGTQVVVIPKTADLQSVIGALTAKGKECGSQGPNKFILLSGGGCIEDGADSFCQPSYMRGRNSGRGSMALVTQLEKATPMDCLKDTRTLTTIKPLNRDLDCSPLDDSLTNIQWLGRMNTDGLEPDPAKKAANKENHDTCQQILQSQSERMEAHMVVKDPLSERPPYSYMAMIQFAINSKKSRRMTLKEIYTWIEDHFPYFRKVAKPGWKNSIRHNLSLHDMFIRETTQDGKISYWTIRPEANRCLTLDQVYKTESDPTSISSRTMQVCEQHQQKRIAPEIKKTSASVPERKMKPLLPRADSYLVPIQLPFTQSLFLSSSTQLPLSASQQKSSSSGGGKRVRIAPKVTYSDASTVMLYAPPVEEMKEEQVCVPLTSVAPRAVLTNTRKEVSSSRRKQRLVLPSNEEPVLLFPDSTFFDSGLASDGSAFQDAELDPRPEPDSPCREFSFKTPIKSSHPASSTPSKPPTVLLEPWRVTPLGKERGGMLDFSPIRTPGPNFTPHRHDHTPFSFSSTPFKDLPLFNSPRELFTSARSSAAGPTDTCSLGPERLQGCSRVLQIGGPSTANRSLTEGLVLDTMNDSLSKILVDISFSGLEDDDLGMGNISWSQLIPELK; encoded by the exons ATGAAACAGAGCCCAAGAAGGCCCCTGATCCTTAGGAGGAGGAAGCTTCCTTTCCAGTTAAATGAACCAACACTTGATGGCTCAATTGAGGAGCCGGATGGACTACGACACAAGGAACCATCCACATCCAAACCCTCAGGTGGCCAGTGCTTTCCTGATGGCATCCGCATCATGGACCATCCCACTATGCCTGGCACACAAGTGGTTGTCATCCCCAAAACTGCAGACCTTCAGAGTGTAATTGGGGCCCTCACTGCCAAGGGGAAGGAGTGTGGCTCTCAAGGACCAAACAAATTTATCCTTCTAAGTGGTGGCGGCTGTATCGAGGATGGTGCAGATTCTTTCTGTCAACCTAGCTATATGAGAGGACGCAACTCTGGTAGGGGTAGCATGGCTCTTGTCACACAGCTAGAGAAGGCAACACCAATGGACTGCCTAAAGGATACTAGGACTTTGACTACAATTAAACCAT TGAATAGGGACCTTGATTGCAGTCCTCTAGATGACAGCCTTACTAACATCCAGTGGCTTGGGAGGATGAATACAGACGGTCTTGAACCAGATCCTGCTAAGAAAGCTGCCAACAAAGAGAATCATGACACTTGCCAACAGATTCTCCAG TCACAAAGTGAGCGAATGGAAGCACACATGGTTGTCAAAGACCCCTTGTCAGAGAGACCACCCTACTCATACATGGCAATGATTCAGTTTGCCATCAACAGTAAGAAGAGCAGGAGGATGACATTGAAAGAGATCTACACTTGGATTGAGGATCACTTTCCATATTTCAGAAAGGTGGCCAAGCCAGGCTGGAAG AATTCTATCCGCCACAATCTTTCCCTGCATGACATGTTCATCCGTGAGACAACACAAGATGGCAAGATCTCCTACTGGACCATCCGCCCAGAGGCCAATCGCTGCCTTACTCTTGACCAGGTTTACAAG ACTGAGTCTGATCCAACTTCCATCTCGTCTCGGACCATGCAGGTCTGTGAACAACAT CAACAAAAGAGAATTGCTCCGGAAATCAAGAAAACATCTGCCAGTGTCCCTG AGAGGAAGATGAAGCCCCTTCTTCCTCGTGCAGACTCCTACCTGGTCCCCATCCAGCTGCCTTTCACCCAGTCACTCTTCCTGTCCTCGTCCACACAGCTCCCCCTTTCTGCCTCCCAACAGAAATCTAGCTCCTCAGGAGGGGGCAAGAGGGTCCGTATAGCTCCTAAG GTTACGTACAGTGATGCCTCCACGGTGATGCTGTATGCTCCTCCAGTtgaggagatgaaggaggagcAGGTCTGTGTGCCCCTGACCTCCGTTGCCCCTAGGGCTGTTCTGACCAACACCAGGAAGGAAGTCAGTAGCTCCCGTCGCAAGCAGCGCCTCGTCCTCCCTTCCAATGAGGAGCCCGTGCTCCTCTTCCCCGACAGCACCTTCTTTGACTCGGGCCTGGCCTCCGACGGCTCCGCCTTCCAGGACGCCGAGCTCGATCCCCGGCCGGAGCCTGACAGCCCCTGCAGGGAGTTCTCTTTCAAGACCCCCATCAAGAGCAGccacccagcctcctccacccccaGCAAGCCACCCACTGTGCTGTTAGAGCCTTGGAGGGTGACCCCGCTGGGCAAGGAGAGAGGCGGCATGCTGGACTTCAGCCCCATCCGCACCCCCGGCCCCAACTTCACCCCGCACCGCCATGACCACACCCCCTTCAGCTTCAGTAGCACTCCCTTTAAGGACCTGCCCTTGTTCAACTCCCCTCGCGAGCTGTTCACCTCTGCACGCTCATCTGCGGCTGGCCCCACTGACACCTGCTCCCTGGGGCCGGAGCGTCTGCAGGGCTGCTCCAGAGTGCTCCAGATCGGGGGTCCCTCCACAGCTAACCGCTCCCTTACGGAGGGCTTGGTCCTGGACACCATGAACGACAGCCTGAGCAAGATCTTGGTGGATATCAGCTTCTCTGGCCTGGAGGATGATGATCTGGGTATGGGGAACATCAGCTGGTCTCAGCTCATCCCTGAACTCAAGTAG